In a genomic window of Gossypium arboreum isolate Shixiya-1 chromosome 7, ASM2569848v2, whole genome shotgun sequence:
- the LOC108488671 gene encoding putative defensin-like protein 263: MASFGIISLLIALLLASYVSNLEAAECSRDIDYRFKCKYGRICDDTNTRKCFCWPPKVFMEDARCINDDDCIKICAPGCKIHVCQHGLCLCQCSA, encoded by the exons ATGGCTTCTTTTGGCATTATTTCTCTTCTCATTGCCTTGCTTCTAGCCTCTT ATGTATCAAACTTGGAAGCAGCAGAATGTTCTCGTGACATAGACTATAGATTCAAGTGCAAATATGGTCGCATTTGTGATGACACAAACACCAGAAAATGCTTTTGTTGGCCACCTAAGGTGTTCATGGAGGATGCTCGATGCATTAACGACGATGATTGCATTAAGATTTGCGCCCCAGGTTGCAAAATCCATGTCTGCCAACATGGCCTTTGTTTATGCCAATGTAGTGCCTAA